AAAATCAGGTGTTCTGGTTTAAGAAGGTGACTTGGTAGGCCCACGTGCCCCAGTGCCaagtaaactattttttttttttttttgagaaggagtctcgctctttcacccaggctggagtgcagtggtgcgatcttggctcactgcaggctccgtcccccggggttcacgccattctcctgcctcagcctctccgagtagctgggactacaggcgcccgccaccacgcccggctaattttttttttttgtatttttagtagagaaggggtttcaccgtggtctcgatctcctgacctcgtgatccgcccgcctcggcctcccacagtgctgggattacaagcgtgagccaccgcgcccggccccaagtaAACTATTTCTTAAGTCTGACTGCAGTTGCCTCCAAAGAAGATAGAAAAGGGGAGTAGCCAGGATTCCAAAAAGAAGAGCTCTCCAACCTGGCAGAGAGCCATGTGCTAGACAGTATTCCTGGTACCTTGGGTCCAtttacttctcattttctttttcaggctGACCGCAAATTAGTAGTAACAGCTCTCGGAGAGAGGCAGTGATGGGAAAAGAGGTCCCCACACTCAAGCCAGAACTGGGATGCAGGATGTTCATGCTCTGGCTTCAGTTCAGCTACTGACGGGGTGCCATTAGATACCTTTCCTCTCTCTAGGACACAAAGAGAGCTGTTCCCGGGTCTTAATCTCTGTCGCTCTGTGCTCTTCTGAACTTGATGGCCCTCAGCACGGGGCCAGGGAGCGGGGGAAAAGCAGAACTTTTTCCAGGAATTGCTATTGGAAGCAGCCCTCGTTGCCaacacgcatgcacacatgcacgcagCTTTTCTGGACAGACTTTATATTATGGATTATCACCACAAAACATCCCTTTGGGGCCTGGTAGCCAACACCACAGAATTCAGGGTCATTAATTTTTCTCCTATCCAGAGAGTGCATGGTGTCCGGAATCTGTGGTTACCAGGGGAGCGAGGCACAGAGAACCTGGCTCTGCTCCCAAGCATGAATGCTGCTGACCAGCCCCTGGGCAGGGACTGGGGAGGTGGGACAGAATTCCCAGGAGGCAGGGGATTCAGCCTGACACAGTCTCTGGGAGTGCAGCCTGGAGCCCAGTCCAGGAACCTCTGGGAGGACCAGGTCCTGCAGAAGAAAGAAGAGGTAGTAAGAAAGCCTGGGATTGGGGGTTACCATGTCGTGGGGAGGGGAGTTTGCCTCTGAGGCCCACCACCTTGAGAAATATGCATGCCATGTCTCAGGCAGGTTGTCAGGAGAGAGTCATTGTATTTGATTTGTCAGCTACTAACAGAGCCTGCCATGTGCCCTGCGAGGTGTTTGATGCAGATGGGCATGGCTTCCACAGGGCGCCACAGAGATCATGATAAATGAAGTGTCAAGGTGGTAGACACAGAGCGAGTGCTGTggaaaaggaggaggggagaggtcagggaGAGCTTCCCAAGGAGATGGACTTGGGCTGGACCTCAGAGGATGGGCAGAATTTAAATAGGTAGAGCAGCATTTTCTGACCGAATTTTGTCACCCAAAGCGTGGGCTGTTTTGAGGGGCAGTCGGGGGGAGTCTCCCTGTGCCCAGGCTGCCCCCTGCCCCAGCAGCGCCTGCCTGCAGGAAGTTCTCATTTCTCGGCTCTGAAGAGGAACTGTGGCTGCCTCTGAGACACAGATCCAAAGGAGCACCccggcagtttctcaaaaaatatcCCTTCTGCCCCAAGTCTGGCCGACAGAGCGCTTCTGTGTCCACCCAGTACCCCCTCCAGGCAGCCTCTGGGTCTCCTGGCCTCCTGTCTCCTTGCCCCTGAACTGGACAGCAAGAGGGAAAGGTGTCTGTCCTGGACAGGTGGCCTCAGGACTCATCTCTGTCTTCTCCAACCCCAGCTGGCCTCCATGTCCCCTGGGGGCTTTCTGCTGCTGACCAGCTTGTGCCCTACTACAGGTTTTCTTGCTGGGCTTAGGAGCCTGAGAGAGGTAGccatttccaaaagaaaagatttctgtcTCAGATTAtctgggaaagaggctgagtagGTCCCTTctctgaggaaacagaggcagcaGGACATAGGATGGGGCAGTGGGAGGAAAAGAGTCTGCATTACGGGGTCTTTGGGCTGTGCACTCCTGACCTGACCACTTCACAGTTCCCATCAGATCTGACTTGAGCTCCGGGCCATGACCCAGTCCCTCCCCAACTCTGGAAACCTCTGTGTCCCCTCCTGCTCCTTTTACTCCCACCTGGGAGGCTCTGAGCAGGCCGGGGTCCCTCTCTCCAGGCCTgttcctccccatctcctcctgtCCCCACAGCCGTCCCTCCAGCCAGGCTCTCCCACCTCTGGCCCCGCCTCACCTCTCGGCCCTCTTCTTTCCGTCGGGCGATGGGAGCCTGGTTTGGCTGCCCAGGGAAGATCGTATCTGACCACAGGAGGGAGGGCTGAGGGCACTGCTGGGTGAGCTGAGGCCTCCTTAGGTTCTTGCTGTAGTCTGAGCTCAAGTCATTTAGAATGAGTGACTTGAGGAAGAGGGAGCTGAGAGCCCTTTTCACCAGCAGGGGGATTGGAGCAGTCGAATGGGGTGGGGTCTTCAAGTTTTGATGAGCTTCTGGTGGAGGTCCCAGGCCTTGGCGTGCTCAAGCTTGGAGTGGCAGGGAGCAGGCCTGGCTTGAccctctttccttcctgctcCCTCTCCTCACCCCTCCCTGCAGCTCTTTCACTCCGTCTCTCTTCTCTCTACAGATGGGACCCAGGTGAGCCCGGGTGCCCACTACTGCAGCCCCACTGGCACAGGTAAGAGTCAAACCCGGGGGAGCCCATGGTAGGGAGTGGAAGATGAGGGGTGGAAAGGCTGTAAGAAGGCGAGAAGCTGAGGGGTTAGAGAAGCAGGGTCGCTGGCTGATCTGCCAGAGAGCCAGGAGGTGGGGGCTCCAGGGAGGGGCGAGGAGCCGGGGTAAGAGAGGCAGCTCTGgatgctggctgggcgcagtgctaGGAAACACAACAGGAAAAGGAAACACAGGATGCCCTTCTTGTCCTTGCTGGGAGCAGTGAAACAGGAAGGAAAGTAAGAAGCTAATATTTATGCTGAGACCCCTACCCCATGTCAGGCACCAGGCAAGGTGTGTTCTCGTGTGTGGACTCACTCGGTCCTCACACAGGCTCTGCAAGGTGGGCATGGCAGCCCTTGCAGGACTGCTCTGCTGGAGGGGAAGTGTTCTGTCACCGTCTGTGCCTCCTCCCTCTACTGGCCCGAGCCTCCTCTGCTGCTAGGCTGCCCTGGGGAAGGACTGGActtcctgctgctgctttggTTTAGGACATGCCCATGGGGCCAGGTCTGGACTAGACGCAGCCTGCCCTTCCTTCAGCGCAGCCAATATCAACTGAGGGCCTACTGAGTGCAAGATATACGGCCTGATGCCTAATAATTCCATATAGCAGGGAGAAATGGAGCCCAGGTATCCTCCTTGCTTCAGTCCTGGCTGTTGAAAAGCTAACAGGCAGGTTAGGGAGGaagcacacacaaatacaaagagaaaaaaaatagaatgcaatAATGTGACCAGTGCCCAATGAGAGGACACTGATTCATGAGTTTATCCATTTGTTCAAGAATCATTAATGAGCTCTGTGTCTGTGCCAGGGTACTTTCCTGGACATTTGAGGAGAGACACTGATTTATTCATTGATTCTATGTTTGTGGAGTGCCTGTCATGTGCTAGGTACTATTCCAGGTGCTAGGAATAATAAGCAATGCATGAAACCAAGTTCCTGCCCTATGGAGCTTAACTCAGACACGGTACCTGCCCACAGAGCACTAATCCTGGTGTGGAACAGCCACATGATTGGAGTCCAAAAGAGGGAGGGATGTTAGGCGCTGGCAGGGTCCAGGGATGAGGGAGGATTCCAGCTGAGCTTTGAGCAAAGAGTAGGATTTGGAAAAGTAGAATGCAGGGATGAGGACAGCACAGGCAGGGGGACATTGTGAGCAAAAGGTCAGAGAACAGAAGAGATGTGGATTTATGACAAGTGGAAGCCGATGGCCAAGGTGGAGGGTTCATGTTCAGATGCAGACCAAGTTGGGAGAAGCCAAGTTAGGACCAGATTGTGGAGCCTCACAAATGCTAAAGCACCTCGAAAAGTATTTCCAGGGCTCCAGGCAGAGCCCATCCTGTATTCCCTTCTGCTGTGGAGGCAGTGGCCATGCAGAGTGTGAGGGGACGGGCCCCTGCTGGGGGCTGCTCACAGTCCGTGTGTGGCTGAAGCCGCTGGTCTTGGGTCCAGGTGGCTGGCCTTGGTTCCCCCAAGCCCTCTTGCATAATCAGGGGAGTCATCCCGGGAAGCCAGGACACAGAACGTGGAAGGACTGAAACCTTTCCTGGGGCAGGAGTGTTTTGGTATTCGAAACCCAGACTCAACCCGAATGAGAATCCGGATTTCTTGGGAGGCAATGTGAACAAGGGGTGGGGCATCAAAGCCGTGCATTTTCTACTGCGGGCGGCATCTGGGTGCACAGCCATCACCGTCCCTCCGGGCCTCTTGATATTCCGGGGACATGGCGGGCACCTCCTTGCTGGGCTCCTGTCTTGTGTCCATGTCACAGTCAGGGAATATTAGAGTGAATGCCCTTTAATGACAGCCTACTGCAAACCCCTCTTTGCTTAGTGAGAAAGCCCCTTGAGGGGAGGTGAATTCCTGAAAGTTGGTGGAAAACTGGAGGACCTGCCTTCATAGGACCAGAATCCATGCTAGCTCTGCCCCTAGCAGGGTGACTTTGGACAGGGCCCTTcacctccaagcctcagtttccttatttagaATGAGAAGATAGTAATGACTACCCCCCAGGGCCAGTGGGTTGATGAGGTGATAGGGTTTTGTAGATGCTCATGCACAAGTGCTGTAGATGTAAAGATTGTGCTTAGGAGTGGCCGGCTTGGGCCTGGAGACTATGATTTCTGACTCCTGGACTGGTACTTTGCCACAGGCCTTTCCAGCCCTCCTCCGCCCCAACCCCTGAGGACAGTCTGTGGCTGCCCCACTGGGAGATGCCCAGCGTTGGAATTGCTGAAGGAGGCCTCTCCAGGAAGGCTTCTCCACTTGTGTGCCCTCCCATGGGGCTGGCCTGCTCCTACCCCACCCACCTCCCCTTCTCCAGGATAAGCCCGCTGCAACAGCTCCATCTCCCAGTGTCTCAGCCTCTCTGGCTGCTCAGCCTAGCCTGGTCCAGCTGGCTATGCTGGCATGGACCCTAGTCTGGTGGCCAGTTTAAATAGCCCCTGCACCCACAGCCTTGGCAGGGTGCTCCTAGTGTGGGTGCAGAGGACACTTGAGAAGAGGCAGCCGTGCCTGCCATCCTGACCATGCCAGGCCCAGAGCTGCCATGGAGGCACCCAGGAGCAGGCCCAAGGACACATGGGCCCTGTGAGCTGAGGAACCTGCCCTGGGCACAGGGTTCTGCAGGCCCAACGTGGCCGGTCAGGGCTGGCTGTAGGCTTGAGGCATCACTTAACTCATGACTGGAGATAGAGCATGGGAGGGTGGCGACGCAGAGGGCCTGTGAGGCTTGGGGCTGGAGGCAGAACAAAGTGGGCCTGTTTGCCTGCCTGATTGCTTCCTTTGAGCCCAACTCATTAGAGGGCAGCTGGGCAAATCCTCTGACTCCAGGGAGGGATGAAGGGAGGGAGAAGGCAGGGCCAAGAATGTCCTACCATAGGATCTGCAGCCCATCATAGATCACCGTAGCCCTCAGCCCCCCCGCCCAGGGAGAAGCGTGTTTAGTGGAAGAGCACTGTGGTGGAGTCGGAAGGCTCCATTCAAACACCACCGGTGATACAGTGTAACTGTATAGTTCATGCGACTTTTTTCTCACGAGTAAAATGGAATTGATAATACCTACCTTGCAGGACCACGACAGGATTCAGTGAGGAAAAACCCCATGAGAGTGTTTTGCCATTGTCAAGTGAGcctgagggaggctgagggaggatcaGGCTGTAGTCATGCCCCAGTTTACCCtgctccctctctctgtccccaggctgcccCAGGCCCTGTGCAGACACACCAGGCCCTCAGCCGCAGCCCATGGACCTGCGGGTGGGCCAGCGGCCCCCAGTGGAGCCCCCACCAGAGCCCACATTGCTGGCCCTGCAGCGTCCCCAGCGCCTGCACCACCACCTCTTTCTAGCAGGCCTGCAGCAGCAGCGCTCGGTGGAGCCCATGAGGGTAAAGATGGAGCTCCCTGCATGTGGGGCCACCTTGAGCTTGGTCCCCAGCCTCCATGCCTTCAGCCTCCCTAGACAGCAGTCTCAGTCCTCAACTCCTTGTCCCTTTCTGGGCTGCCGGCCCTGCCCACAGCTCTCCATGGACACACCGATGCCCGAGTTGCAGGTGGGACCCCAGGAACAAGAGCTGCGGCAGCTTCTCCACAAGGACAAGAGCAAGCGAAGTAAGGAGGTGgccaccccagcccagcccagcccagccccaccagCCGGGTGCCTGCGGCTGCCTGTGTGGCTTGTgaggggtgaggtgggaggggtACAGCGAGCTGGGCCTGAGCCGAGGCTTTCCCGCTGCTTGCCTGGGTTCTGCCTGTgaatgtggggggtgggggggggatgtgggggggtgtgggggtgggggatgtggggggtgtgggggtgggggatgtgggggggatgtgggggtgggggatgtgggggatgtgggggtgggggatgtgggggatgtgggggtgggggatgtgggggtgggggatgtgggggatgtgggggtgggggatgtgggggatgtggggtgggggatgtggggggtgtgggggtgggggatgtgggggatgtgggggtgggggatgtgggggtgggggatgtggggggtgtgggggtgggggatgtgggggtgggggatgtgggggtgggggatgtggggggtgtgggggtgggggatgtgggggatgtgggggtgggggatgtgggggtgggggatgtggggtgggggatgtggggggtgtgggggtgggggatgtgggggtgggggatgtgggggtgggggatgtgggggtggggggtggtgtctGGAGGCTCTATGGAGGGGTAGGGCCTCAGGCTTGGCTCTTGCCTGGGGAGTCCCTGGGACGCCTCCTACTGAGGATGGGGACAGGGCAGTGGCCAGGGAGTGCCACGAGGCCGCCTGtccccccacctccagccccctCATGACTCTGCCCCTACAGGTGCTGTAGCCAGCAGCGTGGTCAAGCAGAAGCTGGCGGAGGTGATTCTGAAAAAACAGCAGGCGGCCCTAGAAAGAACAGTCCATCCCAACAGCCCTGGCATTCCCTACAGGTAACACCCTCCTCACCTGCCCTCGTGTCCCCACATGCACCCtcggcccccgcccccgcccccgtgTTAGCCAtgagcacacacacacttgcctccttcctccccagccGTCACAGCCAGTCCTTACCCTTCCTCTAAACATAATGCCCCCAAGCCCCTCTCTCAACCGATACCTGCCCTCTTCTCTCTTTAaattctctccccaccccacccgagcccttcacacacacacacacacacacacacaccctacactcacacacacacaccctacactcacacacgcacaccctacactcacacacgcacacacgcacacacacactcacacacactcatacacacacccTACACATacccccacactcacacacacacacactcacacactcacacacacaccctacactcacacacacacaccctacactcacacacgcacaccctaCACTCACatacgcacacacgcacacacacactcacacacactcatacacacacccTACACATAccccccacactcacacacacacacactcacacactcacacacacaccctacacataccccccacacacactcacacacacacaccccacactcacacacacaccccccacactcacactcacacacacacctccccacactcacactcacacacacaccccacactcacacacacacacacacacacacacaccccccacactctcacacacacacaccccacactcacacacaccccccacactctcacacacactcacacacacactcacacacaccccacactcacacacacaccccccccacacacacaccccacactctcacacacacaccccccacactctcacacacacacacaccccacacacacaccccacactcacacacacaccccccacactcacacacacacacgcacaccccacactctcacacacacacacaccccacactcacacacaccccccacactcacactcacacacacacaccccccacactctcacactcacacacacacccccccacacacacaccccacactcacactcacacacaccccccacactcacactctcacacactcacacacacacaccccacactctcacacacacacaccccacactcacactcacacactcacacacacaccccacactcacactcacacacacacacacaccccccacactcacacacacacacacccccacagacacacacacaccccacactcacactcacacacactcacaccccccacacacactcacacacacacccccccacacacaccccccacactctcacacacaccccccacacacacacaccccacactcacactcacacacacaccccacactctcacacactcacacacacacaccccacactctctcccacacacacacacaccccccacactcacacacacacacacacacacacaccccctacTGGCTTTTTTCTTGCACATGAGCCCCTTCTCTCTTTATATTTTCCCTGAGCGCAAAAATGTCCTGGTTCCCAGAGCAGGTTCCTAGTGCAGGTGACAGAGCCCCCAATGGGCTCTTCACCCACGCACCAAGCACCTGGCTTCTATGCCTAGGTCAGAGCTCTGCACTGTAGCTGCTGGAGTGGACAGGTGGCCCACTGCTGCCACCTGGAGATGGTCCCCATTCCTACCAGCCCCACATTGCCCAGCCCTGCCCGCTGCAGCCTCCCCCACAGGTCCCAGGGCCCGTGCTCAGGGCAGTGTCCCCACACCTCTGAAGCAGCCTTGGCACTCACTCTGTAGAACCCTGGAGCCCCTGGAGACGGAAGGAGCCACCCGCTCCATGCTCAGCAGCTTTTTGCCTCCTGTTCCCAGCCTGCCCACTGACCCCCCAGAGCACTTCCCTCTGCGCAAGACAGGTGAGCTGAACAAACAGGCGGACCTTTCGGgcaaaggaagagggaagggccTCGGACATGGGGGAGGAGTGTGCAGGGTGGGcgggctgggctgggccagggGATCATCGGTAGGCTAGGATCTTCTTTCTGGTTCTGCCTTCTCTTTCCTTGACCGATAGAGATGACAGGGACTGAGGGATTAAAGGGTGGAAAAAAGAAGGGTGGTGGGGGCCTGAGTGACGCTGGTGCTCCCTGCAGTCTCTGAGCCCAACCTGAAGCTGCGCTATAAGCCCAAGAAGTCCCTGGAGCGGAGGAAGAATCCACTGCTCCGAAAGGAGAGTGCGCCCCCCAGCCTCCGGCGGCGGCCCGCAGAGACCCTCGGAGGTGAGGGCCGGCTGAGCCAGTGCAGTTGCCATCCTCAAACCTGGCTGGTCTTGTCCCTTTGGGTCAGGCCCCACCTAGACAGGGGTCCCCTCCTTAGGACTGCCGTGCGTGGTTGTATGGGGGTGTCCCACACACTTGCCGAAGTGGGGGAGTTGGGGCTGAAACACTGCCCCTGCTCTGTTAGCTAAGGTGACATCTCCCAGAAAAGGGGGcacctttcaaaaaattatgCAAAGGTGCTGTAGGCCAAAGGTGGCCTGTCTTCTTCCTGCTCTGATGGGAAGAAagcaggaggccgggcgcggtggctcacgcctataatcccagcactttgggaggctgaggcaggtcgatcacccgaggttaggagtttgagaccagcctggccaatatggtgaaaccctgtctctactaaaaatacaaaaattagccaggcatggtggtgcatgcccgtagtcccagctacttgggaggctgagccaggagaatcgcttgaacccaggaggtggaggttgcagtgagccgggattgtgccattgcactccagcctgggcaacagagcaagactctgtctcaaaaaaaaaaaaaaaaaagaaagaaaaaagaaagaaagcagggatCAAAGGTGCCCGTTAAGGAAGAGGATGCTCCTGGGTCTCCTGCACCAGGCGGCCTGGCTGTACCctcctgcccaccctggcctctgaCTGCACTTCCCTCTCTCCCCAACCCTCAGACTCCTCCCCAAGTAGTAGCAGCACGCCCGCGTCAGGGTGCAGCTCCCCCAATGACAGCGAGCACGGCCCCAATCCCATCCTGGGCTCGGAGGTAAGGCCTTGCCGAGACTGGGCTCTCCTGGGGCAGTTCTGAGGCTCAGCCTTCTTCCAGCAAGCGGCATTACCTGGCTGGGGCTACAGGGTCTGGGTAGCCCCTACCAGAGCCTCCTGGGTGTTCTGGGGAAGGCACGCTGGGGTAGAGGTCTGGGACCGGTGACCCTCGCCCTGCTCCCTATGGCAGGCGCTcttgggccagcggctgcggctGCAGGAGACTTCTGTGGCCCCGTTCGCCTTGCCGACAGTGTCCTTGCTGCCCGCAATCACGCTGGGGCTGCCCGCCCCTGCCAGGGTGAGTGGCTGGGGTGCCCACCCCCACTCCAAGCGCCCCCAGCTTCTTTCACTCCCTTTTCCTGCTGCCTCACCCCATCACCTTCATTGTTCTCTGCTGGAATCTTCTTCCCCGTGACTTCTTCCGCCTCTCCCCCAGGCTGATGGTGACCGCAGGACCCATCCGACTCTGGGCCCTCGGGGGCCAATCCTGGGGAGCCCCCACACTCCCCTCTTCCTGCCCCATGGCCTGGAGCCCGAGGCTGGGGGCGCCTTGCCCTCTCGCCTGCAGCCCATTCTCCTCCTGGACCCCTCAGGCTCTCATGCCCCGCTGCTGACTGGTGAGTCTGCTGCTTCTCCAGGGAAGGGGCTGGGTCCCTGCACCGTGCTAAGGGCCAAGCTTGGGATGGACCCATCCTTCCTCCCCATCTCTGTCCCCCTGTCCTGCGCATTGCCCTGCTGCACCCTGGCCCCCCACCCTATACCCTCGCTTCCTTCCATTGCTCCCTGTGGTTCCCTCCTTATTCCACCCCCCGATTCTTTCCAGTGCCCGGGCTTGGGCCCTTGCCCTTCCACTTTGCCCAGTCCTTAATGACCACCGAGCGGCTCTCTGGGTCAGGCCTCCACTGGCCACTGAGCCGGACTCGCTCAGAGCCCCTGCCCCCCAGTGCCACCGCTCCCCCACCGCCGGGCCCCATGCAGCCCCGCCTGGAGCAGCTCAAAACTCACGTCCAGGTGATCAAGGTGAGAGGAATTGGGTAGTGGAGGTATTGAGGGAGTGCTTAACTGGGGCCTTAGGGGCCAAAAGAAGAGGGGTACTTAGAAAGGGCAGGGACCTGGAGGGCAAAAGAGGGGGATGTGGCTTCTTGGGGCCCAGAGCCGCATGGCAGCTGGAGTCCTAGCAAGATGACTGGCTGCCTGGCCCAgccaccacctcccaccccatGCCCCTCGCTCCAACATGGCTTCTCAGGAAGGtgtctcccctccccagaggtcaGCCAAGCCGAGTGAGAAGCCCCGGCTGCGGCAGATACCCTCGGCTGAAGACCTGGAGACAGATGGCGGGGGACCGGGCCAGGTGGTGGACGATGGCCTGGAGCACAGGGAGCTGAGCCATGGGCAGCCTGAGGCCAGGGGCCCCGCTCCTCTCCAGCAGCACCCTCAGGTATGGCAGTCCCCACCTGCCCTTCAGAAAGTGTCCTCAGAAGACTCTGGGGCCTGGCATAAGATGGGCAAGGGAGGGAGATACGACATCAGTGCAGGAGGCAGCTCTAGGACCCATGGTTGCCCTATAAGATCCTGGGTGCTGGATCCACACTAAGGtgtaggcacacacacacatgcacacacacagccatacacacacatacatacaacagTTTGCCAGTCTCAGGTGAAGCATGTCCCTCTTCCAGGAGGGAGTCTGTCCTTTCCTGGAGCCACACATACTCCTGCCCTGGTATGTCTCCCCTCTATCCAGAAAGGTGGCTAGGGCCAGAGGTGGGATGGAGCCAGGCTCCAGCACGTCCAGCAGAATGCTCTCACTGTGGGAATCAAGACCCCGTGCATTAGCTTGCCGGAGCTGTTGGGATATAGGCTGGGTGCCTTAAACAGCAGGCATTTAccgtctcacagttctggaggctggaagtcgaaatcaaggtgttggtggaGCAGGTTCCTTCTGGGGGCTGTGAGTGTGAGGGCAGGGGCTGTTCcaggtctctctccttggcttgtggatggtCATCTTTTTCCTGTGGCTTCACGTGGTTTCCCTCTGTGAATGTCTGTTCAGATTTCCTCTTCCTGTAAGGACAGTAGTCACACTGGGTTAAGGCCCACCCTAACGACCTCATTTGAATTTGATTACTTCTGTTtgtaaagaccccatctctgaataAGGTCATGTTTAGAGGTATGGgggttgggacttcaacatataaatttgagggTGGGGAACATAATTCACTCCATAACACATGATGACAGGCCACATACATGTTCTTGAACAGTTACACAGTCCACGACAGGAGGACATCCTGGTCAGTGCAAGATCCAGCGCCCCTCCGCTGGTTCCTGGCTTTGGAGCCCCAAGGGCCCAGGGAGCTGGTGGAATGGGTGGTCAGTCTGGGGTGCAAGGCTGTCAGGGGGCTGCAAGGGACAGGGGGCTTAGAGAGTCAAAGGCCAGAGCCCCACTGGACAGCAGGTGTAGGTTTATCCTGGAATCTCTCTAGGAAAGGGGCCTGCTTGGCAGTATCCAAGACCTCAGGCAGAAGTAGAGGGAGCAGGACCCTGAGACGCTGGAGACCAAGGCCCCGTCTTTCCCCTAGGTGTTGCTCTGGGAACAGCAGCGACTGGCTGGGCGGCTCCCCCGGGGCAGCACCGGGGACACTGTGCTGCTTCCTCTGGCCCAGGGTGGGCACCGGCCTCTGTCCCGAGCTCAATCTTCCCCAGCCGCACCTGCCTCACTGTCAGCCCCAGAGCCTGCCAGCCAGGCCCGAGTCCTCTCCAGCTCAGAGACCCCTGCCAGGACCCTGCCCTTCACCACAGGTGAGACTGGGAGGAGGGTGGCGGGTGGAGGGAGGGGCTCGGCTGCACGAGTCCATGTGGGTGTCGTGGTGTCACTTGGGACGTTTTTAGAGGCCACAGAGCGCTTAGCCTTGTTAGGCCCACGTAGTACCCATGGAGCACATGGAACAGCTGGTTATTGCATTTGGCCGATGAGGACCAAGGCTCACGAAATCTAAGGTGACAA
The nucleotide sequence above comes from Symphalangus syndactylus isolate Jambi chromosome 10, NHGRI_mSymSyn1-v2.1_pri, whole genome shotgun sequence. Encoded proteins:
- the HDAC7 gene encoding histone deacetylase 7 isoform X3, which gives rise to MWRRGAGGGAGGGRCLPAAQGCASPWVPGVSHGGDAEEVLARHPTPTGRGAERRPRPPDSSAKGGVTLPSRQPGRLENGTQVSPGAHYCSPTGTGCPRPCADTPGPQPQPMDLRVGQRPPVEPPPEPTLLALQRPQRLHHHLFLAGLQQQRSVEPMRLSMDTPMPELQVGPQEQELRQLLHKDKSKRSAVASSVVKQKLAEVILKKQQAALERTVHPNSPGIPYSLPTDPPEHFPLRKTVSEPNLKLRYKPKKSLERRKNPLLRKESAPPSLRRRPAETLGDSSPSSSSTPASGCSSPNDSEHGPNPILGSEALLGQRLRLQETSVAPFALPTVSLLPAITLGLPAPARADGDRRTHPTLGPRGPILGSPHTPLFLPHGLEPEAGGALPSRLQPILLLDPSGSHAPLLTVPGLGPLPFHFAQSLMTTERLSGSGLHWPLSRTRSEPLPPSATAPPPPGPMQPRLEQLKTHVQVIKRSAKPSEKPRLRQIPSAEDLETDGGGPGQVVDDGLEHRELSHGQPEARGPAPLQQHPQVLLWEQQRLAGRLPRGSTGDTVLLPLAQGGHRPLSRAQSSPAAPASLSAPEPASQARVLSSSETPARTLPFTTGLIYDSVMLKHQCSCGDNSRHPEHAGRIQSIWSRLQERGLRSQCECLRGRKASLEELQSVHSERHVLLYGTNPLSRLKLDNGKLAGLLAQRMFVMLPCGGVGVDTDTIWNELHSSNAARWAAGSVTDLAFKVASRELKNGFAVVRPPGHHADHSTAMGFCFFNSVAIACRQLQQQSKASKILIVDWDVHHGNGTQQTFYQDPSVLYISLHRHDDGNFFPGSGAVDEVGAGSGEGFNVNVAWAGGLDPPMGDPEYLAAFRIVVMPIAREFSPDLVLVSAGFDAAEGHPAPLGGYHVSAKCFGYMTQQLMNLAGGAVVLALEGGHDLTAICDASEACVAALLGNKVDPLSEEGWKQKPNLNAIRSLEAVIRVHSKYWGCMQRLASCPDSWVPRVPGADKEEVEAVTALASLSVGILAEDRPSEQLVEEEEPMNL
- the HDAC7 gene encoding histone deacetylase 7 isoform X4 encodes the protein MWRRGAGGGAGGGRCLPAAQGCASPWVPGVSHGGDAEEVLARHPTPTGRGAERRPRPPDSSAKGGVTLPSRQPGRLENGTQVSPGAHYCSPTGTGCPRPCADTPGPQPQPMDLRVGQRPPVEPPPEPTLLALQRPQRLHHHLFLAGLQQQRSVEPMRLSMDTPMPELQVGPQEQELRQLLHKDKSKRSAVASSVVKQKLAEVILKKQQAALERTVHPNSPGIPYRTLEPLETEGATRSMLSSFLPPVPSLPTDPPEHFPLRKTVSEPNLKLRYKPKKSLERRKNPLLRKESAPPSLRRRPAETLGDSSPSSSSTPASGCSSPNDSEHGPNPILGSEADGDRRTHPTLGPRGPILGSPHTPLFLPHGLEPEAGGALPSRLQPILLLDPSGSHAPLLTVPGLGPLPFHFAQSLMTTERLSGSGLHWPLSRTRSEPLPPSATAPPPPGPMQPRLEQLKTHVQVIKRSAKPSEKPRLRQIPSAEDLETDGGGPGQVVDDGLEHRELSHGQPEARGPAPLQQHPQVLLWEQQRLAGRLPRGSTGDTVLLPLAQGGHRPLSRAQSSPAAPASLSAPEPASQARVLSSSETPARTLPFTTGLIYDSVMLKHQCSCGDNSRHPEHAGRIQSIWSRLQERGLRSQCECLRGRKASLEELQSVHSERHVLLYGTNPLSRLKLDNGKLAGLLAQRMFVMLPCGGVGVDTDTIWNELHSSNAARWAAGSVTDLAFKVASRELKNGFAVVRPPGHHADHSTAMGFCFFNSVAIACRQLQQQSKASKILIVDWDVHHGNGTQQTFYQDPSVLYISLHRHDDGNFFPGSGAVDEVGAGSGEGFNVNVAWAGGLDPPMGDPEYLAAFRIVVMPIAREFSPDLVLVSAGFDAAEGHPAPLGGYHVSAKCFGYMTQQLMNLAGGAVVLALEGGHDLTAICDASEACVAALLGNKVDPLSEEGWKQKPNLNAIRSLEAVIRVHSKYWGCMQRLASCPDSWVPRVPGADKEEVEAVTALASLSVGILAEDRPSEQLVEEEEPMNL